The Bacteroidota bacterium genomic interval AGGAGTTCGAGGAGAACCCGTTCCTGGCGCGATTCTACGAGGACCCGAAGCGCTGGGCGTTCCAGACACAGCTCAACTTCCTAGCGAGCCGCTTTCGCCAACAGAAGGCGCTGCGCGACCGCGACCTCTTCCAGCAGGCCGTCGTCGCGGACTACACGTTCGACAAGGACCGCATCTTCGCCCGGCTCACACTCGACGGCGACGAGATGGCGCTCTACGAGTCGCTCTTCTCGATCATGGAGCCCAACGCGCCCGCACCCGACCTCGTGGTCTACCTCCAGTCGTCCGTCGACCGGCTCATGCACAACATCGCGCAGCGCGGCCGCAGCTACGAGCGCAGCATGGACCGCGCCTACATCGCCGACCTCGCCGACGCCTACGACCGCTTCTTCTTCCACTACGCGAAGGGGCCGCTGCTTATCCTCAACGTCGCCCAGATCGACTTCGTGAACAACGCCGACGACTTCGCTGAACTGCTCCGCCAGATCGTCGCCGTCGAGGGCACCGGGACGACCTACCTCAAGCCCCCCGCCTCCGACGAGCGCTTCACGATGTTTGGGTAAGGGAGCACCTGAAAAGACTGATCCCTCCCCCCTGGCCTCCTGCGGGTTCCCAACCCAGAAGACCAAGGACGAGGGACCGATAGCAAAGGCCGAGGGCCAAGCTAGGCTGTCGTCATGCC includes:
- a CDS encoding deoxynucleoside kinase; translation: MPTPLPDRLRYVAIEGVIGAGKTTLARMLAEHTGARLVLEEFEENPFLARFYEDPKRWAFQTQLNFLASRFRQQKALRDRDLFQQAVVADYTFDKDRIFARLTLDGDEMALYESLFSIMEPNAPAPDLVVYLQSSVDRLMHNIAQRGRSYERSMDRAYIADLADAYDRFFFHYAKGPLLILNVAQIDFVNNADDFAELLRQIVAVEGTGTTYLKPPASDERFTMFG